From Pseudanabaena sp. PCC 6802, one genomic window encodes:
- a CDS encoding Crp/Fnr family transcriptional regulator encodes MSIESALRDWLQTTLMFRGLSLEQLGSVAQIAQLQRFQKGEIVFMQDSEATGFFIIKMGRVKIFKTAPNGKEQILRIFEPGENFAEVPALDGRRFPASASALEPTELILFPRRSFLDVLHQYPDIAINMLISLSQHLRHLTDLVEDLSFKDVPQRLASYLLKLSDSYSGIQRDRANSGNNIVTLDLTKSQLAATLGTIPATLSRAFYRLTSEGLIAVHGAQIELLDRDRLQSLSDMLELSDREST; translated from the coding sequence ATGTCGATCGAATCCGCTTTAAGAGACTGGTTGCAGACAACGCTGATGTTTCGAGGATTATCCTTGGAACAACTCGGATCCGTAGCGCAAATTGCCCAACTGCAACGATTCCAAAAGGGAGAAATTGTCTTTATGCAGGATAGCGAAGCTACGGGCTTTTTCATCATCAAAATGGGGCGAGTTAAAATTTTTAAGACTGCACCCAACGGTAAAGAGCAAATTCTGCGCATCTTTGAGCCAGGAGAAAACTTTGCAGAAGTACCAGCGTTAGATGGCAGACGTTTTCCAGCATCAGCATCTGCTCTAGAACCAACAGAACTGATTTTGTTCCCGCGCAGATCGTTCCTGGATGTACTGCATCAATACCCTGATATCGCGATTAATATGCTGATTAGTCTTTCACAGCATTTGCGACATTTAACGGATCTGGTAGAAGATTTGTCCTTTAAGGATGTACCGCAACGCCTAGCCTCATATCTACTGAAACTGAGCGATTCATACTCTGGAATACAACGCGATCGCGCAAACTCTGGTAATAATATAGTAACCCTAGACCTGACCAAAAGCCAGCTAGCTGCAACTTTAGGCACAATTCCAGCCACTCTCTCTAGAGCATTCTATCGCCTTACGAGTGAAGGGTTAATTGCAGTACATGGGGCGCAAATTGAACTACTGGATCGCGATCGCCTGCAAAGCCTGAGCGATATGTTGGAACTAAGCGATCGCGAATCAACTTAA
- a CDS encoding VOC family protein, translating into MKPFPITRTLLATGLLVAINGIVNLPPPSPAEVTAKAAIVANTSQQAPSTVTAVDSVGITVSDMDKAVEFYSQVLAFRKISDVEVWGNEYEHLQGLFGIRMRVVRMQLGDEFIELTEYLTPKGNPIPIDSRSHDRWFQHMAIVVSDMDKAYQHLRRFKVQHSSTAPQTIPNSNAVAAGIRAFYFKDPDGHNLEIIYFPPGKGDPKWQQASERLFLGIDHTAIVVANTGTSLRFYRDLLGMRLAGESENFGTEQEHLNNVFGAKLRISGLRAPTGLGVEFLDYLTPRDGRPLPLDARPNDLFHWQTTLIVKDAAAIAKKLRAANTAFISPSVVELPGKTLGFQRGFIVRDPDGHAIRIVEQ; encoded by the coding sequence ATGAAGCCGTTCCCAATTACCAGAACGCTACTTGCCACAGGGCTACTTGTTGCCATTAATGGCATAGTTAACTTGCCGCCCCCGTCGCCAGCGGAGGTGACCGCAAAAGCGGCAATAGTTGCCAACACTAGCCAGCAAGCACCTTCTACCGTAACCGCCGTGGATTCTGTGGGTATCACTGTATCTGATATGGATAAAGCTGTAGAGTTCTACTCCCAGGTTCTAGCGTTTCGCAAAATCTCAGATGTCGAAGTTTGGGGTAACGAATACGAACACTTACAAGGATTATTTGGAATTAGAATGCGTGTGGTGCGGATGCAGCTAGGCGATGAGTTTATCGAACTCACAGAATATCTCACGCCCAAGGGTAACCCCATACCAATTGACTCGCGCAGTCACGATCGCTGGTTTCAGCATATGGCAATTGTAGTTAGCGATATGGACAAAGCCTACCAGCACCTGCGCCGCTTTAAGGTGCAACACTCCTCAACCGCCCCGCAGACGATTCCCAACTCAAATGCAGTAGCAGCAGGCATTCGCGCTTTTTATTTCAAAGACCCGGACGGGCACAACCTGGAGATTATCTACTTTCCTCCTGGTAAAGGCGATCCCAAATGGCAACAGGCAAGCGAGCGATTATTTCTAGGCATAGACCATACCGCGATCGTGGTAGCGAATACAGGTACAAGCTTGAGATTCTACCGAGATTTATTGGGCATGAGATTAGCTGGCGAGAGTGAAAATTTTGGCACGGAACAGGAACACCTCAATAACGTGTTTGGTGCCAAGCTGCGCATCAGTGGTTTGAGAGCACCTACAGGGCTGGGAGTGGAATTTCTCGATTACCTCACGCCCCGCGATGGCAGGCCGCTACCGCTCGATGCACGTCCGAACGATTTATTCCACTGGCAAACCACGCTGATCGTGAAAGATGCAGCAGCGATCGCGAAAAAACTGCGCGCCGCCAATACCGCATTCATTTCTCCCAGTGTCGTAGAGCTACCAGGGAAAACGTTAGGATTCCAGCGTGGCTTCATCGTCCGCGATCCAGACGGTCATGCTATACGAATAGTAGAACAGTAG
- a CDS encoding linear amide C-N hydrolase → MCGALVAAMFEFTLWQPIANACTRILWNNNKLTVVVGRTMDWPESTEPILTVFPRGMNRNGGLLGPSVVVKENPARWTSKYASLVTTIYGVGTADGFNEKGVGAHMLFLTATDFGARDRNLPGVQAGLWAQYVLDNAASVEEALELLKAIQPILVEYKGHKSTVHLSIEDANGDSAIIEYINGKMLVHHGRQHRIMTNDPPFDKQLALLKQWDFTNATRATPLPGNVSPTDRFVRATFFQKMLPEPKNDREAIAGILAVARNVSVPFGAPNYAPGTLYNTEYRTAIDLINRRYFFELTTSPNVVWVDLKTFDLNPGASVMVLDPDNIDLSGNVTAKFQKAARAPF, encoded by the coding sequence ATGTGTGGCGCACTGGTTGCTGCGATGTTTGAATTTACTCTATGGCAGCCTATCGCCAATGCCTGTACTCGCATCCTATGGAACAATAACAAACTGACGGTTGTAGTTGGACGGACAATGGATTGGCCAGAATCTACCGAGCCAATCCTCACTGTTTTTCCACGGGGGATGAACCGGAATGGCGGACTTCTCGGACCAAGTGTGGTCGTTAAAGAGAATCCAGCCCGGTGGACCTCAAAATACGCTAGTCTCGTGACCACAATCTATGGTGTTGGCACTGCCGACGGCTTCAACGAAAAAGGTGTGGGAGCGCATATGCTTTTCCTGACTGCAACTGATTTTGGGGCACGAGATCGCAATCTGCCCGGCGTACAGGCTGGACTTTGGGCACAGTATGTTTTAGATAACGCTGCTAGCGTCGAAGAAGCCCTGGAACTGCTCAAAGCGATTCAACCGATCTTGGTCGAATATAAGGGGCATAAGTCAACGGTGCATCTGTCGATCGAGGATGCGAATGGAGACTCGGCAATTATTGAGTACATCAATGGGAAAATGTTGGTTCATCACGGTCGCCAGCACCGCATCATGACGAACGACCCACCCTTTGACAAACAGTTAGCACTTCTAAAACAGTGGGATTTTACGAATGCTACTCGCGCAACTCCTCTGCCGGGTAACGTTTCCCCAACCGATCGCTTTGTCCGAGCTACCTTTTTTCAAAAGATGCTACCCGAACCCAAAAACGACCGGGAAGCGATCGCGGGCATCCTCGCAGTCGCGCGTAATGTTTCTGTTCCTTTCGGTGCGCCTAACTACGCTCCTGGCACTTTGTATAACACCGAATACCGAACCGCAATCGATCTCATCAATCGGCGTTATTTCTTTGAGTTGACCACCAGCCCCAACGTGGTTTGGGTGGATCTCAAGACGTTCGATCTAAACCCCGGCGCATCGGTGATGGTTCTCGACCCAGATAATATTGATTTGTCGGGCAACGTTACAGCAAAGTTCCAGAAGGCTGCAAGAGCGCCATTCTGA
- a CDS encoding MarR family winged helix-turn-helix transcriptional regulator produces the protein MTNSAAKRDRKNSPPVVTTAVEPEANKFSNGIPSAEQCAAELMEAMPAIMQFIRTEMRSQRENNLSIPQFRVLAFLSRQPGASLSEVADHLGVTRATASTMTDRLVKHGYVDRSDNPQERRHINLKLTESGSDRLQEAREAVRAKIANLFGDLTTEQLTTIFSGLTMLHQKFKTIH, from the coding sequence ATGACAAATTCTGCGGCCAAACGAGATCGAAAAAATAGTCCTCCAGTTGTTACCACAGCTGTAGAACCGGAAGCAAACAAATTCAGCAACGGTATCCCCTCCGCAGAACAATGCGCTGCCGAACTTATGGAAGCAATGCCAGCCATCATGCAATTCATCCGCACAGAAATGCGCAGCCAGCGCGAAAACAATCTCTCCATACCGCAGTTTCGCGTTTTAGCATTTTTAAGCCGCCAACCCGGTGCTTCACTATCAGAAGTCGCCGATCACCTGGGCGTAACTCGTGCTACCGCTTCCACCATGACCGATCGCCTGGTCAAGCACGGTTACGTAGACCGCAGCGATAATCCTCAAGAACGCCGCCACATCAACCTGAAATTGACGGAATCAGGCAGCGATCGCTTACAAGAGGCTAGAGAAGCAGTCCGCGCTAAAATTGCTAACTTGTTCGGCGACCTCACAACCGAACAATTAACAACTATATTCAGTGGGCTAACGATGCTGCATCAGAAGTTCAAAACTATCCACTAG
- a CDS encoding Uma2 family endonuclease, which translates to MIAQIEKTHYTPEEYLELEIASDERHEYNDGEIILMTGGTPNHNKLALSFGAMLLFSLKRQPYEVFATDQRLWVPRKRIYAYPDVMVMAQPISYAEGRRDTLIDPILIAEVLSPSTRNYDRGDKFIAYRTIPTFQEYLLIEQSNVHIEHYFKTATSRWTFVEYEDIDLSIPLQSIGCDVAIADLYDKVEFEITEDPDRESMPQ; encoded by the coding sequence ATGATTGCTCAAATCGAAAAAACTCACTATACACCCGAAGAATATCTGGAATTAGAAATTGCTTCAGATGAGCGACATGAATATAATGACGGAGAAATTATTCTAATGACTGGCGGCACCCCCAATCATAACAAACTTGCTCTTAGCTTTGGCGCTATGCTTTTATTCTCGCTAAAGCGTCAGCCCTATGAAGTTTTCGCTACGGATCAACGGCTCTGGGTACCTAGGAAACGCATCTATGCCTATCCTGATGTCATGGTAATGGCGCAACCGATCTCCTATGCTGAAGGTCGCCGCGATACTTTAATCGACCCAATTCTGATTGCTGAAGTTCTTTCCCCATCAACTCGAAACTACGATCGCGGCGATAAATTTATTGCTTATCGCACCATTCCCACCTTTCAGGAATATTTGCTAATCGAGCAATCGAACGTGCATATAGAGCACTACTTCAAAACTGCAACCAGCCGCTGGACATTTGTAGAATACGAAGACATCGATCTCTCAATTCCTCTACAGTCGATAGGCTGTGATGTAGCGATCGCCGATTTGTACGACAAAGTTGAGTTCGAGATTACCGAAGATCCCGATCGAGAATCCATGCCGCAGTGA
- a CDS encoding glycine betaine ABC transporter substrate-binding protein → MKQVCAIFLVAATLVGCSNNQERRIAIASKNFTEQVILGELLAQQVEAKTNLKVERRLNLGGTFICHQGIIAGEIDIYPEYTGTAFTAILKNQPIKDSKVVFQKVKQAYADQFGLSVTAPLGFNNTFAIIIRQQDAQQLGITTISDAAKYTSKWRAGFGYEFTQRADGFEGLAKTYGLKFAEPPRSMDLGLTYRAIADKQVDLIAGDSTAGLISSLNLFVLKDDKNYFPPYDATIIVRKATLEKHPELNKVLQSLEGKISESDMRRLNFMVDGEKRDAKEVVREFRRSRNL, encoded by the coding sequence ATTAAGCAAGTTTGTGCCATTTTCCTGGTAGCTGCAACATTAGTTGGATGTAGTAATAACCAGGAGCGACGGATTGCGATCGCTTCCAAAAACTTTACCGAACAGGTGATATTAGGCGAACTGCTAGCGCAACAGGTTGAGGCAAAAACGAATTTGAAGGTGGAGCGCCGTCTCAATCTGGGAGGAACGTTTATCTGCCATCAGGGTATCATTGCAGGTGAAATCGATATCTATCCCGAGTACACGGGCACGGCATTTACCGCTATTCTCAAAAACCAACCCATTAAAGATTCTAAAGTCGTATTCCAAAAGGTGAAGCAAGCCTATGCCGACCAATTTGGACTGAGCGTCACCGCACCTCTCGGATTTAATAACACGTTTGCGATTATTATTAGGCAGCAGGATGCCCAACAGTTAGGGATTACAACGATTTCCGATGCTGCCAAATATACCTCTAAATGGAGAGCAGGTTTCGGCTATGAATTTACGCAAAGAGCCGATGGCTTTGAAGGACTAGCGAAAACCTACGGCCTCAAGTTTGCCGAGCCACCGAGATCGATGGACTTGGGATTAACTTATAGAGCGATCGCGGATAAACAGGTAGACCTGATTGCCGGTGATTCCACGGCTGGCTTAATTTCTAGCTTAAATCTCTTTGTTCTCAAAGATGATAAGAACTACTTCCCACCATATGACGCTACTATCATCGTGCGTAAAGCTACCTTAGAAAAGCATCCAGAATTGAATAAAGTATTACAGAGCTTAGAAGGCAAGATATCGGAATCAGATATGCGCCGCCTCAATTTCATGGTGGATGGTGAAAAGCGCGATGCAAAGGAAGTAGTGCGAGAATTTCGGCGATCGCGTAATTTATAA
- a CDS encoding efflux RND transporter periplasmic adaptor subunit, which translates to MSRRFLYLQLPIVLALTACAGLQAQSAKSSKDEKRPIPVVAATAKRQNMPIMVQTTGVVQAYATVAVKSQVVGQLTNVYFKEGQDVAKGDRLFEIDPRLLEANLARAIADRAKAAAQVTQAQAQVAQAEAQVTQARANVARDAAQAKNSVKQAERYNSLVTQGAVSQEQADQFRSTSEAQQATVAASQGNVGNAIAAVESAKANLKTAQAALISADAAVESAKVQLTYTAIYAPIDGRVGKLNVDRGNLVKDNDSNPLVVISQVAPIYVEFSIPQRLLPDLKKYQAQGNLRVEAIAPQDSGQPARGELVFMDSTVDATTGTMKLRASFANHKRQLTPGQFVNVKLKLTEQKDAIVVPATAVQSGQKGTFVYAIQADRTVEMRPVTTGTSLNEEIAIEKGLKEGDRVVTDGQFNLTPGALVKEKEKEKEKEQ; encoded by the coding sequence ATGTCCAGACGCTTTTTGTATTTGCAACTACCGATCGTTCTGGCACTGACTGCCTGTGCTGGTTTACAAGCTCAGTCTGCAAAATCAAGTAAGGACGAGAAACGTCCGATTCCTGTGGTGGCAGCAACTGCGAAACGTCAGAATATGCCCATTATGGTACAGACTACGGGTGTCGTACAGGCGTATGCAACGGTGGCAGTTAAATCTCAGGTTGTGGGGCAATTAACCAATGTTTATTTCAAAGAAGGGCAGGACGTAGCCAAAGGCGATCGCTTGTTTGAGATCGATCCGCGCCTGTTAGAGGCAAATCTGGCCCGCGCGATCGCGGATCGAGCCAAAGCCGCCGCACAGGTAACTCAAGCCCAGGCTCAGGTAGCACAGGCAGAAGCGCAAGTCACCCAAGCACGGGCGAATGTTGCCAGAGACGCCGCCCAGGCAAAGAATTCGGTTAAGCAGGCAGAGCGGTACAATAGCTTAGTGACACAGGGTGCAGTCAGCCAGGAACAGGCGGATCAATTTCGTTCTACGTCTGAGGCGCAACAGGCGACAGTAGCCGCCAGTCAGGGTAATGTGGGCAATGCGATCGCGGCGGTAGAATCAGCAAAAGCCAATCTTAAAACTGCCCAAGCAGCTTTGATTTCGGCGGATGCAGCGGTCGAAAGTGCCAAAGTTCAGCTTACCTACACGGCGATCTACGCTCCGATTGATGGTCGCGTCGGGAAATTAAATGTGGATCGGGGGAATCTGGTCAAAGATAACGATAGCAATCCCTTAGTGGTAATCAGTCAAGTTGCGCCGATTTATGTGGAATTTTCGATTCCGCAACGGCTACTGCCCGACCTGAAAAAATATCAAGCCCAAGGAAATCTCAGAGTAGAGGCAATAGCGCCCCAAGATTCGGGTCAACCAGCACGGGGCGAACTGGTATTTATGGATAGCACCGTTGATGCCACCACAGGCACGATGAAATTAAGGGCGAGTTTTGCCAATCACAAAAGACAACTCACACCGGGACAATTCGTGAATGTCAAACTAAAACTGACAGAGCAAAAGGATGCGATCGTAGTGCCTGCAACTGCCGTGCAATCCGGTCAAAAAGGCACCTTTGTCTATGCGATCCAGGCCGATCGAACGGTGGAAATGCGACCTGTTACCACGGGTACCAGTCTGAATGAGGAGATCGCGATCGAAAAGGGCTTAAAGGAAGGCGATCGCGTAGTTACAGATGGACAATTTAACCTTACACCCGGCGCACTTGTGAAAGAGAAAGAGAAAGAGAAAGAGAAGGAGCAATAA
- a CDS encoding NADPH-dependent FMN reductase translates to MNTNRPLFLPVILGTPRQGRMSEHVAKFVLQEVDKQDGVETELIDIRKLSFPIDDEGEDIKDAEFSATMMRADGIVIVTPEYNHGYPGMLKHILDTNLKEYIHKAVGICGVSAGSFGGTRVIQNLLPVMRELGLVNIFWDGNFSSVHKIFDEAGNLLDEAYIRRIDKFLKELIWMAKVLRYGRENIELS, encoded by the coding sequence ATGAATACAAATCGACCGTTGTTTCTGCCAGTGATACTCGGAACTCCTCGCCAGGGACGCATGAGCGAACACGTTGCTAAATTCGTACTGCAAGAGGTAGACAAGCAAGACGGTGTTGAGACAGAGCTGATCGATATTCGCAAGCTATCCTTCCCAATCGATGATGAGGGTGAAGATATCAAAGATGCGGAATTCTCGGCAACTATGATGCGAGCAGATGGAATTGTAATTGTCACGCCCGAATACAATCACGGTTATCCAGGCATGCTCAAACACATCCTTGATACCAACTTGAAGGAATATATTCATAAGGCTGTGGGAATTTGTGGTGTATCGGCTGGTTCGTTTGGCGGCACTCGCGTCATCCAAAATCTCTTGCCAGTGATGCGAGAACTAGGATTGGTCAACATCTTTTGGGATGGCAACTTCTCCAGCGTCCATAAAATCTTTGATGAAGCTGGCAATCTCCTGGACGAAGCCTACATCAGACGGATAGATAAGTTTTTAAAAGAGTTGATTTGGATGGCCAAAGTTTTACGATACGGACGAGAGAATATTGAATTGTCGTAG
- a CDS encoding MGH1-like glycoside hydrolase domain-containing protein — protein MVAMTAEEIRLAEIREKGIPWRKWGSYLSERQWGTVREDYSTNGTAWDYFSHDQARSRAYRWGEDGIAGISDDRQQLCFAIALWNGADPILKERLFGLTGSEGNHGEDVKEYYFYLDNTPTHSYMKYLYKYPHAAFPYAQLVEENKRRNRREPEFELLDTGVFEGDRYFDVTVEYAKHSPEDMLIQVSVANRGSEAKALHLLPTLWFRNTWSWDGNGKKGKPLLQAIDANSRSSAIAANHIDLGTMWLYCQGADELLFVENETNNRKLFDTPNASTYVKDGINDYIVRGVKEAVNPNRCGTKAAAHYELVVGAGETQVVELRLNRIPPSPSTAGDREFDRIMRARQQEANEFYQRISPSSLSEDIQNVQRQAFAGMLWSKQYYNFCVDAWLKGDPGSLPPPSDRKHGRNSQWFHLETEDILSMPDKWEYPWFAAWDLAFHAIPLAAIDPDFAKSQLDLITREWYMHPNGQIPAYEWAFGDVNPPVHAWATWRVYKIEQKMYGRSDRAFLERVFQKLLLNFTWWVNRKDRDGKNVFEGGFLGLDNIGVFDRSAELPTGGYIEQADGTSWMGMYCLNLLTIALELAKENPVYEDIATKFFEHFLYIADAMNKVGSESTELWDDAEGFYYDVLHLPHGEQLKLKVRSMVGLIPLFAVETLEPEILDKLPGFKQRVEWFIQNRPHLAHNIACLEECGVGARRLLAICDRDKLRRILEKMLNESEFLGEFGIRALSKCHRDNPYIFEVNGDRHRVDYEPAESSSGLFGGNSNWRGPVWMPVNYLIIESLQKFHHYYGDDFKVECPTGSGQMMTLWEVALELSRRLSFIFFKNEAGDRPVYGGRSKFQTDPHWQDLILFYEYFHGDNGVGIGASHQTGWTGLVAKLILQAGEYCMHGKSEKLTSIAI, from the coding sequence ATGGTTGCGATGACAGCGGAAGAAATCAGGCTAGCCGAAATTAGAGAAAAGGGGATTCCCTGGCGCAAGTGGGGATCGTATCTCAGCGAGCGTCAATGGGGAACGGTACGCGAAGATTACAGTACCAATGGTACGGCTTGGGACTACTTTTCCCACGACCAGGCTCGATCGCGCGCCTATCGCTGGGGCGAAGACGGTATCGCCGGTATTTCCGACGATCGCCAACAACTCTGCTTTGCGATCGCTCTCTGGAATGGAGCCGATCCCATCCTCAAGGAAAGGCTATTTGGCTTGACTGGCTCTGAGGGCAATCACGGTGAAGATGTCAAGGAGTATTACTTTTATCTAGATAATACGCCCACCCATTCCTATATGAAGTATCTCTATAAATATCCTCATGCTGCTTTTCCCTACGCGCAACTAGTCGAAGAGAACAAACGCAGGAATCGGAGGGAACCGGAATTCGAGTTACTGGATACGGGTGTCTTCGAGGGCGATCGCTACTTTGATGTTACGGTTGAGTATGCCAAGCATTCACCGGAAGATATGTTGATTCAGGTTAGCGTTGCCAATCGCGGCTCGGAAGCGAAAGCGCTGCACTTATTACCTACGCTTTGGTTCCGCAATACCTGGTCTTGGGATGGGAATGGGAAAAAGGGCAAGCCTTTATTACAAGCAATTGATGCGAACAGTCGATCGAGCGCGATTGCTGCCAATCATATCGATCTGGGTACGATGTGGCTCTACTGTCAAGGGGCTGACGAGTTGTTGTTTGTAGAGAATGAAACGAACAATCGCAAATTATTCGACACTCCCAATGCTTCAACCTACGTCAAAGATGGCATTAATGACTATATCGTGCGCGGTGTGAAGGAAGCGGTCAATCCGAATCGGTGCGGTACGAAAGCAGCGGCGCATTACGAACTGGTGGTGGGTGCAGGCGAAACTCAAGTTGTTGAATTACGGTTGAACAGAATTCCTCCATCTCCCTCGACAGCAGGAGATCGCGAATTCGACCGCATTATGCGCGCGCGCCAACAGGAAGCCAATGAATTTTATCAACGCATCTCTCCCTCCTCGTTGAGCGAAGATATCCAGAACGTGCAGCGGCAGGCGTTTGCGGGGATGTTATGGAGCAAGCAGTACTACAACTTCTGCGTGGATGCATGGCTGAAAGGCGATCCAGGATCTCTACCACCTCCGAGCGATCGCAAGCACGGCAGAAACTCACAGTGGTTCCATTTGGAAACCGAAGACATTCTATCTATGCCCGATAAATGGGAATATCCCTGGTTTGCGGCTTGGGATCTGGCCTTTCATGCCATTCCGCTGGCGGCGATCGATCCGGATTTTGCCAAGAGCCAACTCGATCTGATTACGCGCGAGTGGTACATGCACCCTAACGGTCAAATACCCGCCTACGAGTGGGCGTTTGGCGATGTCAATCCACCGGTGCATGCGTGGGCAACCTGGCGAGTCTACAAAATCGAACAGAAGATGTATGGTCGCAGCGATCGCGCTTTCCTCGAACGCGTGTTTCAGAAGCTTTTGCTCAACTTTACCTGGTGGGTAAACCGCAAGGATAGAGATGGCAAGAACGTGTTTGAGGGAGGTTTCCTGGGATTGGATAATATTGGCGTATTCGATCGCAGCGCCGAATTGCCGACGGGCGGATATATCGAACAGGCGGACGGCACGAGCTGGATGGGGATGTATTGCCTGAACCTGCTGACGATCGCCCTGGAGTTAGCTAAAGAGAATCCTGTGTATGAAGATATTGCCACAAAATTCTTCGAGCACTTCCTCTACATCGCCGATGCCATGAATAAAGTGGGTTCTGAAAGTACTGAATTATGGGATGATGCGGAAGGATTTTATTACGACGTACTGCACCTACCGCATGGCGAGCAGTTAAAACTAAAAGTGCGATCGATGGTTGGCTTAATTCCTTTGTTTGCCGTGGAAACGTTGGAACCAGAGATTCTGGATAAGTTGCCTGGATTTAAACAAAGAGTAGAATGGTTCATCCAGAATCGTCCGCACCTAGCCCATAATATTGCTTGCCTGGAAGAGTGCGGTGTAGGAGCTAGACGACTGCTGGCCATTTGCGATCGCGACAAGCTGCGACGCATCCTGGAGAAAATGCTGAATGAGTCGGAATTTTTAGGAGAGTTTGGCATTCGCGCCCTCTCTAAGTGCCATCGTGACAATCCCTATATCTTTGAGGTGAATGGAGATCGCCACCGTGTTGATTATGAACCCGCAGAGTCCAGCAGTGGTCTATTTGGTGGAAATTCCAACTGGCGCGGTCCCGTGTGGATGCCCGTCAATTATTTGATTATTGAGTCTCTGCAAAAGTTTCATCACTACTATGGTGATGACTTTAAAGTGGAATGTCCGACTGGATCGGGGCAGATGATGACACTTTGGGAAGTAGCACTAGAACTCTCTCGCCGTCTGAGTTTTATTTTCTTCAAGAATGAAGCTGGCGATCGCCCTGTTTATGGAGGACGAAGCAAGTTCCAAACCGATCCGCACTGGCAAGATTTAATATTATTCTACGAGTATTTTCACGGCGATAATGGCGTTGGGATTGGAGCCAGCCATCAGACGGGTTGGACGGGTTTGGTTGCGAAGCTGATCCTGCAGGCGGGCGAGTATTGCATGCACGGTAAATCGGAAAAACTCACTTCTATTGCGATTTAA